GGATGCGCGAGGGCCCCAACGGCAGGGGGCTCTCACGCAAGCACGTCCTCGAACAGGTCGATCGAACGCTCGAGCGCCTCGGGACCGACTATCTGGACCTGTACCAGATCCATCGCTGGGACGAACACACGCCCATCGAGGAGACACTCTCGGCGCTCACCCACCTCGTCGACGAGGGCAAAGTCAGGTACGTCGGCGCGAGTACGATGGCCGCCTGGCAGTTCACGAAGGCACTCTACGAGGCCGACCGGCAGCGATACGAACGCTTCGACTCGATGCAACTGGAGTATAGCCTCGTCGACCGTCACGAAGAGCAGAATCTCCTGCCCGTCTGTACCGACCAGAACGTCGGTACGCTGGCGTGGTCTCCCCTGGCTGGCGGGTTCCTCACGGGTCGCTACGACCGTGACGACGACCCCGACGACGGGAGCAGGGCCGCCGAGGACCCGTACATGCAACAGCGCTTCACCGACGAGAACTGGGCCGTGCTCGACGTCGTCCGCGACCTCGCCGAGGTCAAAGACGCGACGATGGCCCAGGTCAGCCTCGCGTGGCTCCTCCACAAGGACTCGGTCGACGCGCCGATCGTCGGGCCCACGACCGTCGAGGAACTCGACGACAGCGTCGCGGCGCTCGACGTCTCCCTCTCCGATCGGGAGATCGAACGACTCGAAGCACCGAAATCACCGAGCTGGTCCGAACGGAAGGTCCCGTGGTGAGCGGTGCCGACTCGTCAGCGAGTTCCGGTCGACGATCCTCCCGGCACTAACAGATAAAGAAACGTACAGTTGTATAAAATAGTACGAAAGTCATCATTTCGGCCGGGGGATCTCGTCGGGCTCCCGCGCTCGAGGGAGTCGGTCGATCGGCCACCCGACGTCGACGTCGCCCGCCGAGTCACTCACCGGTATCGACCGTCCGGCCGTCGTCGTTCCGACGGTTCTCGCCCCGTCTGCGATCTGACCGGAGAGCCGCTGGATATTCGAGACGACCGACGGGGAGCGTGTTTAGCTGAAAGAACCGATCCGTCTCTAGTGTCAGAAGATGCCGCGAGAATGTGGGGTCGTATCCCCGAGCCTCGAGATGCGGTTCTGTCGCGTCTCGCTGGGGCTGTCGGCAACGGTGCGCGAACGCGGCGATGGGCAGCCGATCGATGTAGCTGGCGCGGATCGGACAGACGGCGGCCGATACTGCACGGAACGAACGAATTACCGTTCGAAGCCGTGAAGACGACGCACCTCCAGAGATCGCGATCACAACACTTTCACTACATACCTCGTTAGATGATGTATGCGCCTGGTTCCGAGGTCGGCCGACGGTCGGTCGAACGAGTCGAGACGGACCGACCGGTCCTGCTGCCGACGACGGCCGTGATCGGTGGTCACCGCGGGTCCGTGTCCTCGTCGTCTGGTTCGGGTTCGGTGCGAGCACTTCGTTGGGTCGGTGCCCCAGTCCAACCGACGCTCGTCCAGAGGGCCGTCGAAAGTCCCGAACGTCGACTGTCGGGAGCGTGAGCGGACGGCGACGCTACACGTCCTCACCGCTGCATGTACAGCGAGTACATGATGATCGCCAGCCCGACCGCCAGGAAGATGCTGTTGACGAGGATCCCGGTCTCGAACGGGACGGCGAAAAACTGGTTCGCGGCTCCGGAGACGAGCGCTCCGAGCGTGATCACGCCGAACCCGGCGCCGAGCGCCCGCAGTGACGGGTCGCCCGCCCGCCGGTAGGCGCGATAGGCGACGATCGTGATGGCGCCGCCCAACAGCAAGATCACCGACTTGACGACGGCGATGGCGAGTTCGGTCTCGTTCATAGTTCGTCCCCCATCGCGGACCAGATGTCCGCGAGCCGTTCGTCTGCGCCCCGGGACGGCCGGTTGACGGCGACGGAGAAGGTGTCGTCGTCCTCGATCGCGATCAGCACGGTCTCGAAATCGCGTTCGTAGGTCGTCGTGCGGCCGCCTTCCGGATTGATAGTGTCGCGCTCCCGGAGGAGGGCTGCCGAACCGAGACGGTCGAGCTTGCGGTACAGTGTCGATTTCGGGATGTCACAGGCGTCGATGAGTTCGGTCGCGGTCATGGGTTCGGCGGTCTCCCGGAGGATCGCCCGGCAGTCGGGGTCGTTCAGTGCTTCGAGTACGGCCGTCAGCGGGGTCTCGTCCGGCGCCGGCGCTGACTCCTCCGCCATTACTCGCGATTGGAGACGCGGTTGGATATGCTATCCGGTCGTATACGAGTTCGGTTCGCGGGCGCGTCGAGCGCCGTCGGCGACCACTGGACGGGGGCTCCGGTCGTGTGGTGGCCGTCGGCCGCGTCGTCGACGATCACCCGTCGTGGTCGGCGTACACGTCGAGCAACTCCTGGTAGCGGTCGCGGATCGTCACCCTGCTCACGTCCGCGACGTCGCTCACGGCCGCCTGCGTGAGCGATTCGTTCGTCAGTGTCGCCGCGGCGTAGACGGCGGCGGCCGCCAGCCCGGACGGGCTCTTGCCGCTGTGTCGGTTGGCTCGTTTCGCGACCGCGAGCAGTTCGGTGGCTCGCCGTTCGGCCTCGTCGCTGAGGTCGAGGGCGGACGCGAACTGCGGGACGTACTGGGCCGGGTCCTCCGGCTCGATAGCGAGTCCGAGTTCGGCCTTGAGATAGCGGTACGCTCGCTCGATACGCCGCTGGGAGACGCGGCTCACGTCGGCGAACTCGGTCACCCGCCGGGGCGCGCCGTGCTGGCGGACGGACGCGTACAGCGCCGCCGTCGCCATCCCTTCGATCGAGCGCCCGGGGAGCAGTTCGTCTTCGACGGCTCGCCGATAGAGGACGCCGGCGGTTTCGCTGACCGACTCGGCGAGGTTGAGCGCCGAAGCCATGCGGTCGATCTCGCCGAACGCCTGTTTGAGGTTGCGCTCCTGGGCGTCTTTCGTCCGGAACCGCTCGTTCCAGGTGCGCAACCGCTCCATCCGCGTCCGTTGTCGCTGCGAGAGGGGCGACCCGTAAGCGTCCTTGTTTTGCCAGCCGATGTTCGTGCTGAGCCCCTTGTCGTGCATGAGCTCGGTCATCGGGGCGCCGACCCGGCTCTTTTTCTCTCGGTCGTCGCCGCCGAAGTCGCGCCACTCGGGACCGCGGTCGATCTCGTCGGTCTCGACGACGAGTCCACACGCGTCACAGGTCGTCTCGCCGCTGGCCTCGTCGTGTGTGACCTGCCCGTCGCACTCCGGACACGACGCTTCGGCGGTCGACTCGTCGCGCGCCTCAGAGCGGCGCGTTCGTTCGGGGTCGGACTCGAATCTCGTCCGTGTCATTGTGGGGGACTCCAGGAACGGGACTGCGATCTGTGTTCCCAGGTACCACCACTATCGGGGGGTTACAAGATGAGGATGCGGCGGCGTCCCAGCGGTTGGGACACCACCCGACTATTATGGTTCTCGGGCGCCGAATATTCCGGGTTGGCGAGCGCTGCGGAGCGAACCGAACCGTTTTGCCCCGTCGTCCCACAGCAAGGACATGGATCTCGCCGTCGTCGATCTCTCTCCCGTCCCCGACTCGGGCACGGCGACCGAGGCGTACGCGAACACCGTCGAGGCCGCACAGCAGGCCGAACGTCTGGGCTACACACGGTTCTGGGTGGCCGAACACCACGGTCGCGCCGAGACGCTCGCGGGCACGACGCCCGAGGTGCTCCTGGGCCACCTGGCGGCCGAGACCGACGCGATCCGACTGGGTTCGGGTGCGGTCCTGCTCAACCACTACAGCCCGCTCAAGGTCGCCGAGCAGTTCGGCGCGCTGGACGCGCTCGCACCGGGGCGGATCGACGCCGGCCTGGGCCGCGCGAACGGGTCGCCCGCGGTCGACCGGGCGCTGGGGACCGAGCGCCACGTCGAAGACCCCGACGGCGACCACGCAGAGAAAGTCGAGTCGGTGGTCTCGCACCTCTACGACGAGTTCCCGGACGACCACCCCTCCGGCGATATCGAGATCCCGGCCTCGGCCGAGGGGCCGGCGGTCCCGTGGGTGCTGGGGTCGAGCCCGTCGAGCGCGGAGATCGCGGCCGAACTCGGGCTGCCCTACTGCTTCGCGGCGTTCATCCGTCCGCAGTTCGCCGTCCACGCCTTCGAGACCTACCGCGAGGCGTTCGAACCGTCGGAACTGGCCGGCGGGGTCGACGAACCGCGGGGGATGGTCGCCGTCAACGCGCTCTGCGCCGAGACCGACGGGGAAGCCGCTCGGCTCCGGGCGGTCACCGAGGCGGTCTTCCGGCGAATGGCCCGCGGCGAGGTCGGGACCCCACCGACCGTCGAGGAGGCGATCGACGAACTCGGTGGGGTGCCGGAGCCGACACCGGAGCGGCTCGACGCCGACGAGTGGCCGCGGGCGATCTCGGGAAGTCCCGAGACGCTGTCTGGGCTGCTCGACCAGCTGGCCGACCGCGTGGAGGTCGACGAAGTGATGATCCAGCAGTCCGCGCCGACCCACGAGGACGCGCTGCGATCCCACGAGCTGCTGGCCGAGGGTGTCGGACTCTCGGGCCGGTGACAGGGTCGAAATCGGTCGTGTCCGGTTACACCGATGCCGCCTGAACTACATGTGCCTCCGAGCCCGATATCGAGGTGATGACCGCTGCCAGTGAGACGGACGAACCCACCGTCCCCGCGACGGCCCGGCTGGGTCGGACGGCGCTGACCGTCGCCGACCTCGACGAGACGGTCGCGTTCTACCGCGACGTCGTCGGGCTCGCCGTCCAGGCCCGGAGCGAACGAGCGGCGACGCTCGGTGCCGGGGGGTCACCGGTGCTCGAACTGCTGGCCGACGCGGACGCGCCGCCCAGGGACCGGACACAGGCGGGGTTGTTCCACACCGCCGTTCGGGTCCCCGACCGGGCGGCGCTGGGCGCCGCGCTCGAACGGATCCGCGACCGCGGGACGCTCGACGGGGCTTCCGACCACTACGTCAGCGAGGCGCTGTACTGCACCGACCCCGAGGGCAACGGGGTAGAGATCTACACGGACCGACCGCGCGAGGCGTGGCCTCGGGCCGACGACGGGACGGTCGAGATCGGCACGGCTCCGCTGGACCTGAACGCCCTCGCCGCAGAGTCGGACGGCGCCGCCGAGGCGTCCCCCGAGACGGATCCGGGTCACGTCCACCTCGAAGTCACCTCCCTCGACCGGACGCGGGCGTTCTACGCCGATCGCCTGGGGCTGGGCGTCCAGACGGAGACGCGGGGCGCCTCCTTTCTCGCGGCCGGCGGCTACCACCACCACGTCGGGGTCAACGTCTGGAACGGCCGGACCGACCCGGCCGGTGGCCGCGGTCTGGCGTGGTTCGAGTTCCTGCTGCCCGACGCCGAGGCGGTCGCAACCGCGCGCCGCCGACTCTCGGAGGCCGACGCTCCGGTGACCGACCGCGAACCGGGCTTCGAGGTGCGTGACCCGGACGGGATCGCCGTCCGGTTTCGAGCCCGGACGCCGCGGGAGCCATAGAGCGCTCGCGCGGCCGAGCGTCCGGACAAGGCTTATAACTGACTAACCGGTTAGTAACTGTATGGACAGATCGGTTTCACAGAAGCGGCCGTGGCTCGCCGCGGTGCTCGGGGTACTCGCGACGGGGCTCGGGCACGTCTACCTCCGACGAGTACGTCGGGCGGTCGGGTGGCTGGTCGCGTTGCTGGGCGTGAGTTTCCTGTTCGTCGACGGAGCGGCGCTGAGGGCGCTGGTCAGCGGCGACCCGGTCGACCCGCTCGCGGTCGCGCCCGTGGTCTTCGTCGGCGCCCTGAGCGTGATCGACGCCTATCTCGTCGCCCGAGCGCACAACGCCGTCGCCCGGATCACCGCCACGCCGGACGGGCAGGTCACGCACTGTCCGAACTGCGGTCGGGAACTCGACCCGAGCATCGACTTCTGTCAGTGGTGTACGACCGACCTCTCGGGCGTGGAGGTCGGATCGGCCGACGTGGCGGACGAGTCGGACCACTGAGCGGCCCCGTCAGGTCAGTGTGGCGTCGACGTACTCCTCGGCGGTCAGTCGGGCGGTTTCGAGCGCCCCGGGCTCGTCGAGGACGACGGCCCGCGTCCGGGCACCGTCGACGATCGTCATCAGGCCCCGCGTCACGTGGTCGGCGTCGACGTCGTCGAACTCGCCCTCGTCGATCCCGTGGTTTATGACCGCCTTGATCATGTAGCGGATGTACTCGTCGTTCCCGCGGAAGCGCTCGCGGAAGTCGGGCTTGTACGGCGCCTGCGAGCGCATCTCGAGCATCGCGACCGACAGGTCGCGGTGCTCCTCGGCGGCGAAGATCAGCTCGTCGAGGAGCAGATCGAGGCGCTGGTGGGGGTCGGTCGTCTCCACGTTCCGTATCGTGTCGACGAACCGTTCGAGCAGGTAGTCGAGGAACGCGACGAGCAGCTCGTCTTTCGTGTCGTAGTGGTAGTGGATCGCGGCGGTCGACTTCCCGTACTCCGCGGCGATCCGCTTGATCGTGAGGTCGGCGTACCCGTGCTCCCGGAGCGCCCGATAGGTCGCCCGCATGATATCCGCTTCCGGCTCCGAGAAGCTCCCCTCCGTTGGATCGGCCATCGGCTATGCGTTCCGGGCTCGTCGGGTTAACAGTTGTGACCGCTCCATCAGATCCTCGCCAGAGATACCGACCGGTCAGCCCGAATCGGCGTGAGATGCGTCGATAAACCTCGACGACGCGGCGCTCTCGAGTCCAAACGCTTTTGACTAACTAGTTAGTAAGTCGCGTATCGACCGATGGACGACGACGCAGCGACGGAGATCCTGGCGGCGACGCATCGAGCGCTCTGCGACCGGGGCTACGCCGACGTGACGCTAGCGGACATCGCCGCGGAGGCCGACCGGAGCAAGGGGTTGATCCACTACTACTACGACGACAAGGAGACGCTGTTCGCGGCGTTTCTGGACT
This DNA window, taken from Halosimplex litoreum, encodes the following:
- a CDS encoding aldo/keto reductase, whose product is MAYTRLSGTGLEISRLCLGCWNFGTEEPWMVGDEEAAHEIIDRAIDSGINVLDTANVYSHGESERIVGNAIQGRREELVVTSKVFGRMREGPNGRGLSRKHVLEQVDRTLERLGTDYLDLYQIHRWDEHTPIEETLSALTHLVDEGKVRYVGASTMAAWQFTKALYEADRQRYERFDSMQLEYSLVDRHEEQNLLPVCTDQNVGTLAWSPLAGGFLTGRYDRDDDPDDGSRAAEDPYMQQRFTDENWAVLDVVRDLAEVKDATMAQVSLAWLLHKDSVDAPIVGPTTVEELDDSVAALDVSLSDREIERLEAPKSPSWSERKVPW
- a CDS encoding DUF7521 family protein, which encodes MNETELAIAVVKSVILLLGGAITIVAYRAYRRAGDPSLRALGAGFGVITLGALVSGAANQFFAVPFETGILVNSIFLAVGLAIIMYSLYMQR
- a CDS encoding winged helix-turn-helix domain-containing protein; amino-acid sequence: MAEESAPAPDETPLTAVLEALNDPDCRAILRETAEPMTATELIDACDIPKSTLYRKLDRLGSAALLRERDTINPEGGRTTTYERDFETVLIAIEDDDTFSVAVNRPSRGADERLADIWSAMGDEL
- a CDS encoding transcription initiation factor IIB; the protein is MTRTRFESDPERTRRSEARDESTAEASCPECDGQVTHDEASGETTCDACGLVVETDEIDRGPEWRDFGGDDREKKSRVGAPMTELMHDKGLSTNIGWQNKDAYGSPLSQRQRTRMERLRTWNERFRTKDAQERNLKQAFGEIDRMASALNLAESVSETAGVLYRRAVEDELLPGRSIEGMATAALYASVRQHGAPRRVTEFADVSRVSQRRIERAYRYLKAELGLAIEPEDPAQYVPQFASALDLSDEAERRATELLAVAKRANRHSGKSPSGLAAAAVYAAATLTNESLTQAAVSDVADVSRVTIRDRYQELLDVYADHDG
- a CDS encoding LLM class flavin-dependent oxidoreductase encodes the protein MDLAVVDLSPVPDSGTATEAYANTVEAAQQAERLGYTRFWVAEHHGRAETLAGTTPEVLLGHLAAETDAIRLGSGAVLLNHYSPLKVAEQFGALDALAPGRIDAGLGRANGSPAVDRALGTERHVEDPDGDHAEKVESVVSHLYDEFPDDHPSGDIEIPASAEGPAVPWVLGSSPSSAEIAAELGLPYCFAAFIRPQFAVHAFETYREAFEPSELAGGVDEPRGMVAVNALCAETDGEAARLRAVTEAVFRRMARGEVGTPPTVEEAIDELGGVPEPTPERLDADEWPRAISGSPETLSGLLDQLADRVEVDEVMIQQSAPTHEDALRSHELLAEGVGLSGR
- a CDS encoding VOC family protein, with the translated sequence MTAASETDEPTVPATARLGRTALTVADLDETVAFYRDVVGLAVQARSERAATLGAGGSPVLELLADADAPPRDRTQAGLFHTAVRVPDRAALGAALERIRDRGTLDGASDHYVSEALYCTDPEGNGVEIYTDRPREAWPRADDGTVEIGTAPLDLNALAAESDGAAEASPETDPGHVHLEVTSLDRTRAFYADRLGLGVQTETRGASFLAAGGYHHHVGVNVWNGRTDPAGGRGLAWFEFLLPDAEAVATARRRLSEADAPVTDREPGFEVRDPDGIAVRFRARTPREP
- a CDS encoding zinc ribbon domain-containing protein, whose product is MDRSVSQKRPWLAAVLGVLATGLGHVYLRRVRRAVGWLVALLGVSFLFVDGAALRALVSGDPVDPLAVAPVVFVGALSVIDAYLVARAHNAVARITATPDGQVTHCPNCGRELDPSIDFCQWCTTDLSGVEVGSADVADESDH
- a CDS encoding TetR/AcrR family transcriptional regulator, producing MADPTEGSFSEPEADIMRATYRALREHGYADLTIKRIAAEYGKSTAAIHYHYDTKDELLVAFLDYLLERFVDTIRNVETTDPHQRLDLLLDELIFAAEEHRDLSVAMLEMRSQAPYKPDFRERFRGNDEYIRYMIKAVINHGIDEGEFDDVDADHVTRGLMTIVDGARTRAVVLDEPGALETARLTAEEYVDATLT